The window CGTATTCTCGGTTTGAGGATTCGCTTTTAAAACAGAATCTGCAACATACATATTTTTGTAATGCGAAGTCACCACAGAGTCTTCGATATAAACTTCAGAAAAATCATCATCTTCATATTCCTGAGATTTTAAAACCCCAAGATTCAGAAAAATTAGTAAAAAAAACAGAAATTTATTCATTGATACCAATCGTTTCAATTTCTTCCAACTCTACTTTCTGATGAAAATCTCTTCGGCTGTCGTAGTACATTAATCCCGAATTTACATACAGCATATTCGACAAAAAGAAAGATACCAACATAGAAATTCCATACATTACAAACATCATAATCCCGAAACTTCCGGCAAATGGGTTTTGTTCAAAATTTGCATCAGGCGTGGTCGTCGTGATTTTCAGCATGAAAAAAATCATTGGGATTGCCGTAAAAATGGTCGTAATTACATAAAGAATAATTGAAATAACAACCGTAGAACCCCAATATTTCCAAAATGGAGATTTTTCTCTTCCGTTAGCGTAAGAAAACTGTGAACGAATAGAATAGCTTAAACTTTCGAAAAAGCCTCTTTTGCTGTTGAAATAATCATACATTAAAAATGTAACAACATTAAATAATGCCGGATAAATTAATAAGATGAGAAAAAATCCAACAACAATCAATATCATCGCATAAGAAATTCCCATTACAATAAGCGAAAGCGGTGTGACAACGAAAACCATTCCCAAACAAAGCTTTCCTATTTTACCTGCATTCTTTTTAAAATCATTTAAAATATCATCCGTTCTTATTTTCACTTCTCCTTCCGCCAATCTTTTCAAATAAAATACAGGGAAAAGATAATTGACAATCATCATGATTAAAAAAAGCAAGAAAGTCAGCAATCCTACTACGATAAACATTCCCATGTTGTCTTCAAAATAAGATTCAAAATAATAGCTTTCGCCACTCATATTGGAACCGAAGATTTGCATAAACAACTCTCTGTATCCAAAAATAAATATGGCAACCATCAGAATAAGCAAAAGCCCATTCAGTAGAATATAATTTTTGAAGTAGTTTTTACCATATAATTTGAAAAAGGTAAAACTGTCGCTAATAAATGTTCCGAAATCTCTTTTTTTATAAAATTGCATCATTGATTGTGTTTTTTATTCTTCGGTTAACAATATGTGGATAAACAAAATAATAATATCCAATAATACCCAAACAGCCAAAAATAATGAAAAGGTTGAGTGACAAAGGCATGTTTAAAGCATGTCTCGTTACGTAGCCTTCAATAATTCCGGCACAGATGGTAAAGGGAACTGTGCTTAAAAATATTTTGAATGAATTTTTGAATCCTACTTTAAAAGAATTAAATCTTGAAAGTGTTTTAGGGAAAAGAATCGATGTTCCGAGAATCAAACCGCACATTCCTTCAACCACCATACTGAAAATTTCAAATGCACCGTGAAGCCAGATTCCTCTTGCGCTATCCCCTAAGGCACCATGTTCGTAGAAAAAATACTGAAAAGTTCCTACCATGACAGAGTTTTGCATCAGAAGATATAGAGTTCCGAGTCCACCGGTAATTCCGTAGATGTATAATTTTGCGCCGACGATAATATTATTGAAAGTAATTCCGATTGTGCTTCCCCAAGTTGAGCCATCCTGATAAACACCCACTGCGTTTCCGTTTTTGATGTTTTCGAGAGTCATATTTACATAGCCTTCACTTAGAATAAGATTCGCAAAATCTTTATCATACATTGCCGAAAGAACACCAATCAGCATAAAGAATATAAAGAACAAAAATGAGTAAATTAAATATCTTTGGTTTTCGTAAACAATTAAAGGAACTTCTGTTTTAAAGAAATAAATCAGTCTGTTTTCTTCAACTCTTTTAGTCTTATAAATTTTCTGGAAAATCTGAGACGAAAGATGATTCAAATAAACAACCGTATTACTTTTGGGGTAGTAAGTCTGGGCAAAAGAAAGGTCGTTGATAAGGTTAATATACAACGAAGACAGGTCATCAGGATTTTTTTTAATTTTCCCTTGAACAACCTGCTCAATTCCCAACCATTTTTCTTTATTTTGTTTAATGAAATAAACCTCTCTCATAATTGTAAGGCTAAAATAATAAAAATTATGTCTCAAATTGCGATAAATACCTCTCAAAATGTAAATATTAATTTTATCACGGCAAGTATCGGAGAACGAATGGTAGCCTACATTATCGATCTTCTCATTAAGGTGGCTTATCTTGTGGCAACGTTCTATTTATTTTTTAATATTTTCAATTTAGGATATATTTTAGACAGCTTAGATTCGTGGTCACAAAATGCCGTTTATATTGTTCTTACATTACCTGTTGCGCTTTATCCACTCGTTTTGGAAAGCTTGATGGAAGGACAAACGCCTGGAAAAAAAGTAATGAAAATACGGGTCGTAAAAATTGACGGTTATCAGGCGAGTTTTGGAGATTATCTGATAAGATGGGTTTTCAGATTGATTGACACAACCTTCGCGGGAATTGTCGGCTTAATTTCTATGATTGTTTCTAAAAACAACCAACGTTTAGGAGATATCGCTTCCGGAACAGCAGTAATTTCGCTTAAAAACAACATTAATATTTCTCATACTATTCTTGAAAATATTAACCATGATTACGTTCCTACTTTTTCACAAGTGATTGGATTAAGTGATAATGATATGAGAATTATAAAAGACAATTATTTGAAAGCACTGAGAATTGACGACCGACAGGTTATTACAAAACTTTCAGACAAAATAAAAAGTATTCTCAAACTGGAAGTTGACCCCACAAAAATGACCGAAAGACAGTTTATAGGAATTATCATTAAAGATTATAACTATTACACGGGAAAAGACAGTTAAGTAGTCAATGGTGCGTTTTGCTTCGCAAGTGAATAATAAATTTATAATAGAAAGTGACAAGGGAGTCAGATTGACTATACAATTCAAATAAAATATATGATATTCAAACCTCGCAGACTTTAAAAACCTGTGAGGTTTGTTATTAAAATCAGTTTAAATTTAAACGAAATTATTGCAAAAGAGCCCAAATACCAACACCAATACCTGCATAAACAGCAATAGTAATAATATCAGCGATAGGTTTTGAAAAGCGTTTTTCAGCGATTTTCTCACTATCAATCTGATTTTTATGGAATTTCAGAATATTTTTAGGATTACTTACCGAGTGCGCCACCAGGCTATCACTTTCCCAACGATCAACTATAATTTTATAAGATTTACCATCAACATTAATTTTAAAATTTTTATTCGGTGCAAGTTTTTCCTGAATATTTATTGGTACTGGCGCTTGCGCTGAATTCAGCTTTTGTGATTCAGCTTTTGCATTTTTCATTTCTATAGGAGTAGCATTAATACTCGCTACATTCTTGCTAGGTTCTTTTTTGGTGGTGTCGATTGCAGTATCCACAGGTTTTTTAACTTGGTAAGTATAGCAACTCACAAGAGAAAATAATATAATGATGAGATAAAGGTTTTTTCGCATTAGCCAAATTTAAGAATTAAACGGAATATTTAATATTTTCTTTTAAAAGATTCTGATTTTATACAAGACATTTTTTTAACCGCAAAAGAATCAAAAGATTTAAGAATGATATAGTTATTCAAAAGTTTGCAAAAACTATTGAAAATTCAATTTTTACAACTTTTGAATTTCGATTTTCTTAATTATTTCTTTTGAATCTTTTGCTACAAAGTATTTTTTCTCATGCACGAAATTCTGCTTAAGAAAAATAGATTTAAATAAATTCGCAGGTAAATTCACAATTCACGTAATCATCCGTATTTTACTTCTTCCAATCGGTGCAGTTTTTGTAGTTTTAAATTTAATTAAAATAAAAACTATGGAATTCGTAAACAATAAATCTGGAAACGGCGGAGTCATTACACTCAACAATGAAATCAAAGAAGTAGGTAGAGTAACTTATACCATTTTTCCTGAAGAAAATAAATTAATTATTTCTTTCGTCTTGGTTCACCCCGAATTTGAAGGTCGCGGAATGGGAAAATTTTTGGTAGAAGAAGCGATTAAATTTTCGAGAGAAAATAACTGGAAAGTTTATCCACACTGTTCTTACGCAAGAGCCGTAATGAGAAGAATGAATGATGTGGAAGATATTTTTTTACAAAGCTAAAACTTCTTTCAGCAGAATATCTTCAATATCATCGGGATAATTTACTTGAAAATGAAGATCTGAAGCTACCCAGTTTTTAATTTCTTTTCCATCTAAAATTTTAGAATTCGGAATTCCCATTTTGTCTAAAGCACACGCATTACATTCCTGTTCATATTGATTATGAATGGGAATTACAAACAATTTTTTATCCATAAAAAGTGCTTCGGCCGGAGTTTCAAATCCTGCATTGCATAAAATTCCGTCACAGTTTTCGAAATATTTTAAATATTGTATTTCATCAATCGGAAAAATCTCAACATTTCTTACTTTTCTCTGAAGTTTACTGTTTTTGGAAAAAACTTTCCATTCTACAGGAACTTCACTTAAAACTTTAATGATATTTTCATCTGAAAAACTAGGAAGATAAACCACATAAAATCCTTTTTTATCAGGATTCAGATTTCTTATTTTTCTTCTGATGACCGGTTTTTTAATTTGTGGATGATAATTCTCAAAATGAAAACCTATTTTCCTTTCGCTTGGAACATAATATTTTAAAATCAGTTCACCGAAAAAATCTTTTTTTGGAGGTTTTGGGGTTTCTTTAAAGCTCATTGAAGCCTGATGACTCAGCTCAATCATATTTAAATTCTTCGTTTTACATGCCCACCCCGTCAAAGGTTCATAATCATTGATAATTAAATCGTATTTGCTTAAATCGATTTGCTTAATTGTTTTAAAAGCTTCGAGAAAGTTATTTTCTAAGAGGATTTTTTTATAGGAAATTCCGCCCGTTTTGTTGTAAAGCAGGGAAATACCTTTATGTTGAAAGTTAATCGGAAAATCGGCCTTTAATTGAGATTGATGGCCACTGATAAAAGTATCAACGGAAGCATATTTTTTAAGAATAGGAATAATTTCCTGTGCGCGTGCAACATGACCGTTGCCAGTCCCCTGAAATGCATACAAAATCTCCATTCTAAGTAAATTGAGTTACAATTTTCAAAAGATCAGAATTGTTGATCTCGTGAATTTCATCGGCTTCATCATCTTTCAGCAAATGTTTGTGATCTTCATAATGAAAGATTTTCCATTCGTTATCATGATATTCCAAAGCGGAGAGGTTTTCAATCCAATCTCCAGAGTTAAGATAAGTACAAGAACCCTTTTTATTGACTACTTCACGCATTTGAGGCTGATGAATATGGCCACAAACTACATAATCGTAGCCATTATCAATAGCAAGTTCGGAAGCGGTTAATTCAAAATCGCCAATATACTTTACTGCCTTTTTTACGTTATTCTTAATTTTTTTTGAAAAAGAGTATTTTTCTTTACCCATTTTTTCTAAAAACCAATTCACAACATTATTAATGACAATTAGAAGATCATAGCCTTTTCCGCCAAGTTTAGCAATCCATTTTGAATGCTGTACTGAAGCATCAAAAACATCACCATGAAAGATCCATGTTTTTTTTTCGTTTAAATCTAAGCAAAGCTTGTTGACAACTTTTAGTTTGCCGAGTTCAAAATCGGTAAATTTTCTGAACATTTCATCATGATTACCGGTAATATAATAGACATTTGTGTTTTTTGTAGCGAATGAAATAATCTTTTTGATTACTTTTAAATGAGGCTTAGGGAAGTAAGACTTTTTAAACTGCCAAATATCAATAATATCACCATTTAAAACTAATGTTTTCGGTTGAATAGAATTTAGATATCGTAGAAGTTCTTTGGCCTTACATCCGTAAGTTCCCAAATGTACATCCGAAATGATAACAAGTTCAACGTTTCTTTTCAATTGCAGATATTTATCTTACTAATGATCAAATGTGATCGCCATATCAATTAGTATTTTTGTATTACCAAGGATGGGGATTTCACAATTGACTCTTTTGCAAAGAAACTAATTGAAAATGAATTGTATATGAATGCTATATTATTTTTGTTGTTACACTCTATTAAAAATTGCCACGAATACACAAATTTTATATTCGTATATTCGTGGCAAGACATAATACTTTGCTATAAAAAGCAATTTATTTCTATAAAGACTCTAAAAGTTCGTCTGTAATTTCCATATTGTGATATACGTTTTGTACATCATCATCTTCTTCGAAACGGTCAAGCATTTTCATATTTGCTTTAAACTGATCTAACGTTACCTCTTTTATATTATTTGGAATTCTCTGTAATTCTGAGCTCTTAGCTTCAATTTTAAGCTCATCTAATTTGTGTGATAAAGATCCAAAATCTTCAAAAGCAGTTGTAATCATTACCTCTTCATCATCTTTTTCTACGTCTTCTGCTCCACCGTCGATCATTTCCATTTCAAAATCATCCCAATCCATTGTAATTTTAGCCAAATCGATAGTAAAAATCCCTTTTCTATCAAATATAAAAGCTAATTCCCCATTCTTTCCGAGGTTACCATCAAACTTGTTAAAGATTGCTCTTACGTTAGCAACAGTTCTAGTAGGATTATTTGTAGTACATTCTACGAAAAATGCAACACCACCTTGTCCGTAACCTTCATAAGTTATTTCCTCATAGTTTTCTGCATCTGCCCCACCTGCTTTTTTGATTGCTCTTTCAACATTATCCTTAGGCATATTAGCACCTTTTGCATTCAGAATACATCTTCTCAATGCCGGATTGGCTTCTGGATCAGTACCTCCTGCTTTTACTGCTAAGGCAATATCTTTTCCTATTTTAGAAAAAGTCTTGGCCATTTTATCCCAACGTGCCATTTTAGAGGCTTTTCTATATTCAAATGCTCTTCCCATTTTGTAATTTAAATTTTGACAAAATTACTTAAAATCAACAACAAAAAAAATACCCCCAGAAACCTGGAGGTATTTATTATTTAGAAAAATTAATTATTTTTTCTTTTTAGCCGGAGCTTTTTTCTTAGCTGGCTTAGTAATTACGATATCATTTTTCTTCATAGTTTCCCATTCAGAACCTGATACAGCTCTTACAATAACTTTTCTGTCAGCTTGTCTTTCAGCATCAGAAGCAGTTTCAGGAACTTTAGCGTCTTGCTCACCAATACCGATAGATTTCAATACTGAAGGGTTTACACCTCTAGCTTCTAAAGCAGCAACTACTGAAGCAGCTCTTTGCTTAGATAAGTTCAAGTTATAAAGATCGCTACCTTTTTTGTCAGTCATACCAACAATCACAAAGTTTTGAGCTGGAGCATCTTTAATGATTTTTGCTGCAGTATCTAATTTACCTGTAGACTCTTTTCTGATTGTAGCTTTGTTGAAGTCAAATAAAAGATCTTTGAATTCTCTTGTAATAGTTTCATCAATTGGAACTACTATTACTGGAGGAGGACATCCGTTGAATTCTAGAACTCCAGGAACTGTAGGACATGCATCGTCTTTATCTAAGATACCATCATTATCAGTATCTGGCCAAGGGCAACCGTTGTTTTCTGCAGGACCTGCAACTGTAGGACAAGCATCATCTTTGTCGATAACACCATCTCCATCAGTATCTGGCCAAGGACAACCACCGTTTTCAACTGGACCAGCAACATCTGGACATTGATCGTCTTTATCTGGAACTCCATCACCATCTGTATCAGGACATCCTTGGAATTCTGGTAAACCTGGTGTATCTGGACATAAATCGTCTTTATCTAAGATACCATCCTTATCTCTATCTCTATTTCCGAATCTGAAGTTCAATGAAGCAGAAGCTTGCCAGAAGTTAGCATAATTAGCTTTATCAGTTGGGCTAGATACATAATCACCTTGTACTCCTAAACCGAAGTTTTTAGTCAACCAGAAATTAACACCTGCACCGGTAGCTAACATAAAGTGATTAGCTTTACCCATTTGAACTGTTCCATCATCGATATCAGTCATTTCCGCAGGATTTCCATTGATGAAAGTTTGTCTTGGGAAAGAAAGAGCAGTGTAATCATGTCTCAAATAGTTTGCACCTACTCTTAAGTAAGGATCAAACCAAGACTCTTCGTCCCAAAGTAAACCAGCTGCTTTAGCTTGGAAACCAAGACCAGTCATTAACATGAATTCTTTACCCATGTTAAGTCTTTTGTTGTCAACATTTCCAACAGAAGTCTGCCAATCAATAACTAAACCTTTACCGATGTTTCTAGCAACTGTTAATTTAGAAAGTGGTGGTGTAATAGAAAAATTGTTCGTATTGAACATATTCTTCGTCAAATTAGTAGCAGAAAACGTGTTACTGAAATTACCACGCTGTGCTGTATGGTTTTCCGCATGAGCACCAACTCCGATCATCCACGGATTGTTGGTAGTCTGAGCGAAAACAGTAGAGGCAACTGTAAGCGCCAATGCTGAAATTCCTAATTTTAGATTTTTCATAGAATTAAATGATTAAATAATTGATATTGCAAAATAAATATAATTTTTCTTTATAAACAAAGTTTTCAGGATGATTTTTAACTTTTCTTTAATATTCTGTCGAGGTTTCTTTTGTTTTCTCTATCTTTTATAGCCTCTCTTTTATCAAAGAGTTTTTTTCCTCTCCCGAGTGCAATAAGAATTTTAGCCTTACCCGCATCATTAATATAAAGTTTTAAAGGAATCATCGTGTTACCTGCATCCTTAAGTTTTTTTTCAAATTTTAACAATTCTCGTTTGTGCAAGAGCAACTTCCGTTCCCTTTTTGTTTTATGATTATAAAAAGTACCCAATTTATATTCATCAATCATCATATTAATGATATACAATTCACCATCGATGAATTGGCAAAAAGATTCTGTAATAGAAGCTTTAGAAGAGCGTAAAGATTTAATCTCGGTACCTGTCAACACCATCCCCGCCTCTATTTCTTCTAGAATTTCATATTCAAATCTAGCTCTTTTATTAAGTATCCTAACTGTTTTTTCAATCTTCATTATGTTAAATTTTGTTACTAAATATACAAAATTTGCTTTCATATAAAAACTTGAGTATTACATTATTATAATTTACCCAAATTCTTTTCGTAATTTTGCGCCAAATTTACAAAACTATATGTTAACAGTATCTAATTTATCTTTACAATTCGGGAAGAGAATACTTTTTGATGACGTAAACATTATGTTTACCAAAGGAAACTGCTACGGAATCATCGGAGCTAATGGTGCAGGAAAGTCTACATTCCTTAAAATATTAACAGGAAAGCAAGATCCAACGACAGGACATGTCTCTCTGGAACCAGGGAAAAGAATGTCAGTTTTGGAGCAGGATCACTTTGCTTACGATCAATTTACTGTTCTTGAAGCTGTATTAAGAGGAAATACAAAATTATTTGAAATAAAAGAAGAGATGGACGCTTTGTACGCCAAAGAAGATTTCTCTGATGAAGATGGTATAAAAGCAGGTGAACTAGGTGTAGTATATGATGAAATGGGTGGTTGGAACTCTGAATCTG is drawn from Chryseobacterium muglaense and contains these coding sequences:
- a CDS encoding DUF4013 domain-containing protein is translated as MMQFYKKRDFGTFISDSFTFFKLYGKNYFKNYILLNGLLLILMVAIFIFGYRELFMQIFGSNMSGESYYFESYFEDNMGMFIVVGLLTFLLFLIMMIVNYLFPVFYLKRLAEGEVKIRTDDILNDFKKNAGKIGKLCLGMVFVVTPLSLIVMGISYAMILIVVGFFLILLIYPALFNVVTFLMYDYFNSKRGFFESLSYSIRSQFSYANGREKSPFWKYWGSTVVISIILYVITTIFTAIPMIFFMLKITTTTPDANFEQNPFAGSFGIMMFVMYGISMLVSFFLSNMLYVNSGLMYYDSRRDFHQKVELEEIETIGINE
- a CDS encoding stage II sporulation protein M, with protein sequence MREVYFIKQNKEKWLGIEQVVQGKIKKNPDDLSSLYINLINDLSFAQTYYPKSNTVVYLNHLSSQIFQKIYKTKRVEENRLIYFFKTEVPLIVYENQRYLIYSFLFFIFFMLIGVLSAMYDKDFANLILSEGYVNMTLENIKNGNAVGVYQDGSTWGSTIGITFNNIIVGAKLYIYGITGGLGTLYLLMQNSVMVGTFQYFFYEHGALGDSARGIWLHGAFEIFSMVVEGMCGLILGTSILFPKTLSRFNSFKVGFKNSFKIFLSTVPFTICAGIIEGYVTRHALNMPLSLNLFIIFGCLGIIGYYYFVYPHIVNRRIKNTINDAIL
- a CDS encoding RDD family protein codes for the protein MSQIAINTSQNVNINFITASIGERMVAYIIDLLIKVAYLVATFYLFFNIFNLGYILDSLDSWSQNAVYIVLTLPVALYPLVLESLMEGQTPGKKVMKIRVVKIDGYQASFGDYLIRWVFRLIDTTFAGIVGLISMIVSKNNQRLGDIASGTAVISLKNNINISHTILENINHDYVPTFSQVIGLSDNDMRIIKDNYLKALRIDDRQVITKLSDKIKSILKLEVDPTKMTERQFIGIIIKDYNYYTGKDS
- a CDS encoding GNAT family N-acetyltransferase, which gives rise to MEFVNNKSGNGGVITLNNEIKEVGRVTYTIFPEENKLIISFVLVHPEFEGRGMGKFLVEEAIKFSRENNWKVYPHCSYARAVMRRMNDVEDIFLQS
- a CDS encoding glycosyltransferase family protein, with translation MEILYAFQGTGNGHVARAQEIIPILKKYASVDTFISGHQSQLKADFPINFQHKGISLLYNKTGGISYKKILLENNFLEAFKTIKQIDLSKYDLIINDYEPLTGWACKTKNLNMIELSHQASMSFKETPKPPKKDFFGELILKYYVPSERKIGFHFENYHPQIKKPVIRRKIRNLNPDKKGFYVVYLPSFSDENIIKVLSEVPVEWKVFSKNSKLQRKVRNVEIFPIDEIQYLKYFENCDGILCNAGFETPAEALFMDKKLFVIPIHNQYEQECNACALDKMGIPNSKILDGKEIKNWVASDLHFQVNYPDDIEDILLKEVLAL
- a CDS encoding UDP-2,3-diacylglucosamine diphosphatase produces the protein MKRNVELVIISDVHLGTYGCKAKELLRYLNSIQPKTLVLNGDIIDIWQFKKSYFPKPHLKVIKKIISFATKNTNVYYITGNHDEMFRKFTDFELGKLKVVNKLCLDLNEKKTWIFHGDVFDASVQHSKWIAKLGGKGYDLLIVINNVVNWFLEKMGKEKYSFSKKIKNNVKKAVKYIGDFELTASELAIDNGYDYVVCGHIHQPQMREVVNKKGSCTYLNSGDWIENLSALEYHDNEWKIFHYEDHKHLLKDDEADEIHEINNSDLLKIVTQFT
- a CDS encoding YebC/PmpR family DNA-binding transcriptional regulator: MGRAFEYRKASKMARWDKMAKTFSKIGKDIALAVKAGGTDPEANPALRRCILNAKGANMPKDNVERAIKKAGGADAENYEEITYEGYGQGGVAFFVECTTNNPTRTVANVRAIFNKFDGNLGKNGELAFIFDRKGIFTIDLAKITMDWDDFEMEMIDGGAEDVEKDDEEVMITTAFEDFGSLSHKLDELKIEAKSSELQRIPNNIKEVTLDQFKANMKMLDRFEEDDDVQNVYHNMEITDELLESL
- a CDS encoding OmpA family protein — its product is MKNLKLGISALALTVASTVFAQTTNNPWMIGVGAHAENHTAQRGNFSNTFSATNLTKNMFNTNNFSITPPLSKLTVARNIGKGLVIDWQTSVGNVDNKRLNMGKEFMLMTGLGFQAKAAGLLWDEESWFDPYLRVGANYLRHDYTALSFPRQTFINGNPAEMTDIDDGTVQMGKANHFMLATGAGVNFWLTKNFGLGVQGDYVSSPTDKANYANFWQASASLNFRFGNRDRDKDGILDKDDLCPDTPGLPEFQGCPDTDGDGVPDKDDQCPDVAGPVENGGCPWPDTDGDGVIDKDDACPTVAGPAENNGCPWPDTDNDGILDKDDACPTVPGVLEFNGCPPPVIVVPIDETITREFKDLLFDFNKATIRKESTGKLDTAAKIIKDAPAQNFVIVGMTDKKGSDLYNLNLSKQRAASVVAALEARGVNPSVLKSIGIGEQDAKVPETASDAERQADRKVIVRAVSGSEWETMKKNDIVITKPAKKKAPAKKKK
- the smpB gene encoding SsrA-binding protein SmpB, with protein sequence MKIEKTVRILNKRARFEYEILEEIEAGMVLTGTEIKSLRSSKASITESFCQFIDGELYIINMMIDEYKLGTFYNHKTKRERKLLLHKRELLKFEKKLKDAGNTMIPLKLYINDAGKAKILIALGRGKKLFDKREAIKDRENKRNLDRILKKS